From the genome of Sporomusa sphaeroides DSM 2875:
TGCACTCATTTTTTCCCTCCATTATTTATTCTAAATTTCTTGTCAATCCCATTTTCTTTATGAATGGGGCTGGATTACTATTTTTATACTCGTCCCATTTTTCATTTCCAGAATAGCATCCTTTAAATTTTGCAAAGGCATCCGTTTGGAGATCAGTGGGCGAACATTTACTTTTCCAGAAGAAATGAGTCGCAATGCAGTAGTATTTTGCTTTGGGGTTGAAGAAAAACTACCATACACACTCAGTTCTTTATAATGAAGTAGATTTGCGTTGATAGTATTCATTGGGCTAGTTTTAGGCAGTCCTCCAAAGTTACAAATACGCCCCCTCGGCCCAGCTAACTCTAAGGCTTTTGCCTGTGCATCTCCACTGCCACAAGCTACAATAACAACATTAGCCCCCATCCCGCCGAACTTACGCTGAATCACCTCCAGGGGATCTTGTTGTGAAGAGTTAAATATGTGGTCGGCGTCAAATGCACCTGCAATTTCTAAACGTTTATCATCGACATCATATGCAATTACCTGCGTGGCACCACGCACTCGGGCGATCTGCATATGCATACAGCCTATCGCCCCTGTACCAATTACAACTACGCGATCCTCCAAACC
Proteins encoded in this window:
- a CDS encoding zinc-binding dehydrogenase; this translates as MKAAVYEGIEQIKVQTVADPDVPEGGMLVKIHGCSVCGSDVRTYYHGNSMIKPPWIIGHETVGEVIENRSKNMLPIGQRITIGAAIPCGYCYNCYSGNHTMCSNMQAHGFEFPGGYAEYMAVSPLAIQQGVINAIADHVNFDDACLTEPLACVLNAQEILNVGLEDRVVVIGTGAIGCMHMQIARVRGATQVIAYDVDDKRLEIAGAFDADHIFNSSQQDPLEVIQRKFGGMGANVVIVACGSGDAQAKALELAGPRGRICNFGGLPKTSPMNTINANLLHYKELSVYGSFSSTPKQNTTALRLISSGKVNVRPLISKRMPLQNLKDAILEMKNGTSIKIVIQPHS